One genomic window of Glycine soja cultivar W05 chromosome 9, ASM419377v2, whole genome shotgun sequence includes the following:
- the LOC114366830 gene encoding wall-associated receptor kinase-like 8, with product MQTHFNTLRSRSTVLATMILQLIPFSIIVLIIFPLASETYQIIAKPGCNSTCGEVSIPYPFGMKDPECYADGWFEIECKDTSQGQKPYLKSLNLQVTSISEFPGLVTIMNPIYRWNCPSKRAMPAIKDLRGSPFVYSQESNKFVAVGCNNLAFLKSGGDTVGGCVSICDNNEEFKNMDFISSDGCHGRYCCETSLPNYLSEYNATLQDFNNQNSSVESHQCSSAFIVNKYWSQRYYMPHLNNMDYVDAVLEWEILNNTLSDSVLQFLSDHARCHGSNVTSSFTRVSGYTCRCIQGYQGNPYVRGGCTALPDYNKNLTKKWAIVGVSSSLGSIILLLCLWLLYKVVRKRMIKKRKQKFFKKNGGLLLQQRMSSNEVNVDRAILFSLKDLEKATDRFNMNRILGKGGQGTVYKGMLVDGKIVAVKKFKVEGNVEEFINEFVILSQINNRNVVKLLGCCLETEIPLLVYEFIPNGNLFQYLHDQNEDLPMTWDLRLRIATEIAGALFYLHSVASQPIYHRDIKSTNILLDEKYRAKIADFGASRIISIEDTHLTTVVQGTFGYLDPEYFHTSQFTEKSDVYSFGVVLAELLTGQKPISSVRTAESKNLASYFVQCMEEDNLFDIIDKRVVKEAEKGKITAVANLVNRCLELNGKKRPTMKEVTFELERIQRLDKKSNAEQNREEIELARIEDYQPWVGYSISNSLATLGSESISSDSEVIPIVTL from the exons ATGCAAACTCACTTCAATACATTGAGATCTCGTAGTACAGTTTTAGCCACAATGATTCTGCAACTTATACCATTTTCTATAATCGTTTTGATAATATTCCCTCTGGCATCGGAAACATATCAGATTATAGCAAAACCTGGTTGTAATTCAACATGTGGAGAAGTTTCCATCCCTTACCCTTTTGGGATGAAAGATCCCGAATGCTACGCCGACGGGTGGTTTGAAATAGAATGCAAAGACACTTCTCAAGGTCAAAAACCCTACCTGAAGTCTTTAAATCTCCAAGTGACATCCATCAGTGAGTTCCCAGGCTTGGTTACAATCATGAATCCAATTTACCGTTGGAACTGCCCAAGCAAAAGAGCAATGCCAGCAATAAAAGACCTGAGAGGAAGCCCTTTCGTGTATTCCCAGGAGTCGAACAAATTCGTTGCCGTTGGTTGCAACAACCTTGCCTTTTTGAAGTCCGGTGGGGATACTGTCGGTGGTTGTGTGTCCATTTGCGACAACAATGAAGAATTCAAAAACATGGACTTCATTAGCAGTGATGGTTGCCATGGCAGGTACTGCTGCGAGACTTCACTGCCAAACTATCTTTCAGAATATAATGCAACACTGCAAGATTTTAACAACCAGAACAGTAGTGTTGAGAGTCATCAGTGTAGTTCTGCATTTATTGTAAACAAGTACTGGTCCCAGCGATACTATATGCCTCATTTAAACAACATGGACTATGTTGATGCGGTGCTTGAGTGGGAGATTTTGAACAACACACTTTCCGATTCTGTCCTTCAATTTCTTTCAGATCATGCAAGATGTCATGGATCTAATGTCACATCTTCGTTTACCAGAGTCTCAGGTTATACATGTAGATGCATCCAAGGTTACCAGGGCAATCCCTACGTTCGTGGAGGCTGCACCG CCTTGCcagattacaataaaaatctAACGAAGAAGTGGGCTATAGTAG GTGTTTCGTCAAGCCTGGGATCTATCATTTTGCTTCTTTGTCTATGGTTGTTGTATAAAGTGGTAAGGAAGAGAATGATAAAGAAACGCAAACAAAAGTTCTTCAAAAAGAATGGTGGTTTGTTGTTACAGCAAAGAATGTCATCTAATGAAGTTAATGTAGACAGAGCTATTCTGTTCAGCTTAAAGGATTTAGAGAAAGCCACTGACCGCTTTAACATGAACAGAATTCTTGGGAAGGGAGGCCAAGGTACTGTTTACAAAGGCATGCTAGTAGATGGTAAAATTGTTGCAGTGAAAAAGTTTAaggtggaaggaaatgttgaAGAATTCATCAACGAGTTTGTCATTCTTTCACAAATTAACAATAGAAATGTGGTCAAGCTGTTAGGATGTTGTTTGGAGACAGAAATTCCTTTGCTGGTTTATGAATTCATTCCTAATGGTAACCTTTTTCAATATTTACATGATCAAAACGAGGACTTACCAATGACATGGGATTTGCGTTTGAGAATTGCAACAGAAATTGCAGGAGCACTGTTTTACTTGCACTCAGTTGCATCTCAACCCATTTATCACAGAGACATCAAATCCACAAATATACTATTGGATGAAAAGTATAGAGCAAAAATTGCAGACTTTGGAGCATCCAGAATAATTTCCATTGAAGATACTCATCTCACCACAGTCGTTCAAGGTACTTTTGGATACTTGGATCCTGAATATTTTCACACTAGTCAATTTACAGAAAAAAGTGATGTCTACAGTTTTGGAGTAGTTCTTGCTGAACTTTTAACAGGTCAAAAACCAATATCCTCAGTGAGAACCGCGGAATCCAAGAATTTAGCCTCATATTTTGTTCAGTGTATGGAGGAGGATAATCTTTTTGACATTATCGACAAAAGAGTTGTGAAGGAAGCAGAGAAGGGAAAAATCACTGCAGTTGCTAATCTTGTAAATAGATGTTTAGAGTTGAATGGGAAAAAACGTCCAACTATGAAAGAAGTTACATTTGAATTAGAAAGGATCCAGAGATTGGATAAGAAATCTAATGCAGAGCAAAACCGTGAAGAAATTGAGCTTGCTAGAATTGAAGATTATCAACCTTGGGTTGGATATTCTATATCAAATTCGTTGGCAACTCTTGGCAGTGAATCAATCTCATCAGACTCGGAGGTCATACCTATTGttacattataa